One part of the Kryptolebias marmoratus isolate JLee-2015 linkage group LG2, ASM164957v2, whole genome shotgun sequence genome encodes these proteins:
- the slc13a5b gene encoding solute carrier family 13 member 5, with product MGFFRYICSIKNELILFLTPCVFLPLPLVIGTPEAECAYVIILMALYWCTEVLPLAVTALLPAVLFPLFGIMQSKDVGMQYLKDTNLLFLGGLMVAVAVEHWNLHKRIALRVLLFVGVRPALLMLGFMGVTAFLSMWISNTATTAMMVPIVQAVLDQLNNSEREVPQILSSDEPVQTSDADGKPPTQTKKESEGHGPVVVTFLDASVEIAKQKEAAERLKMCKGMTLCICYAASIGGTATLTGTGPNLVLQGGMNQLFPENGDVINFASWFGFAFPNMILMLTVAWLWLQFVFMGFNFKKTWGCGAEKTEKEIAAYNVIREQHRLLGSMSFGEISVLGLFILLVLLWFTRDPGFVNGWATNIFNADAEYVTDATVAIFVAVLLFVLPSEPPRFCSWRSRSFDTAQHQSSGSTPSLLTWKVAQKKIPWGILLLLGGGFALAKGSEVSGLSKWMGDQMTPLQNIPPWAIAIILCLLIATFTECTSNVATATLFLPVLASMSQSIGVNPLYVMVPCTLSSSFAFMLPVATPPNAIVFSYGHLKVADMARTGIVMNIIGILCITLAINTWGKAMFHLDTFPAWANATGV from the exons GAAGCAGAATGTGCCTACGTGATCATCCTGATGGCGCTGTACTGGTGCACAGAAGTCCTGCCGCTGGCTGTGACAGCTCTTCTCCCAGCTGTCCTTTTCCCACTGTTTGGCATAATGCAGTCCAAAGAT GTGGGTATGCAGTATTTGAAGGATACGAACTTGTTGTTTTTGGGAGGACTGATGGTCGCTGTGGCTGTAGAGCACTGGAATCTGCACAAGCGCATTGCTTTAAGGGTGCTGCTCTTTGTTGGTGTACGTCCAGCACT TTTAATGCTGGGTTTCATGGGTGTTACTGCATTCCTGTCCATGTGGATCAGTAACACAGCTACAACAGCAATGATGGTGCCTATTGTCCAAGCTGTGCTGGATCAGCTCAACAACAGTGAAAGAGAAGTACCTCAGATCCTCAGCTCAGACGAACCTGTCCAAACATCAGACGCTGACGGCAAACCAcccacacagacaaaaaaagaaagtgaaggACATG GCCCAGTGGTGGTGACCTTCTTAGATGCTTCCGTAGAAATTGCCAAACAGAAAGAGGCAGCAGAAAGGCTGAAAATGTGTAAAGGGATGACCTTGTGTATTTGTTATGCTGCCAGCATTGGCGGCACCGCCACACTGACAGGAACTGGTCCCAATTTGGTGCTTCAGGGTGGCATGAATCA GCTGTTTCCTGAAAATGGGGATGTGATTAACTTTGCATCCTGGTTTGGCTTTGCTTTCCCAAACATGATCCTTATGCTCACAGTGGCCTGGCTTTGGCTGCAGTTCGTCTTCATGGGATTCAA CTTCAAAAAAACGTGGGGCTGTGGGgctgaaaagacagaaaaggagaTTGCTGCCTATAATGTGATCCGTGAGCAACATCGTCTGCTTGGGTCCATGTCTTTTGGAGAAATAAGTGTCCTGGGTCTCTTCATTTTGCTGGTGCTTTTGTGGTTCACAAGGGATCCAGGTTTTGTCAACGGCTGGGCCACAAATATCTTTAATGCTGATGCAGA GTACGTGACGGATGCCACAGTGGCGATCTTTGTGGCCGTTCTTCTCTTTGTTCTGCCTTCTGAACCGCCGCGCTTCTGTTCATGGAGGTCTCGGAGTTTTGATACAG CTCAGCATCAGTCTTCGGGCTCAACGCCAAGTCTCCTCACCTGGAAAGTTGCCCAGAAGAAGATACCGTGGGGGATTCTGCTTCTTCTTGGAGGAGGTTTCGCTCTCGCTAAGGGAAGTGAA gtATCGGGACTCTCAAAGTGGATGGGAGATCAAATGACTCCCTTGCAGAACATTCCTCCCTGGGCCATTGCTATCATTTTATGTCTACTGATTGCTACCTTCACAGAATGCACCAGTAATGTGGCCACAGCAACTCTCTTCCTACCTGTCTTAGCCTCGATG TCTCAGTCCATTGGAGTCAATCCCCTGTATGTCATGGTGCCTTGTACTCTGAGTTCTTCATTTGCCTTCATGCTGCCTGTTGCCACTCCTCCGAATGCCATAGTCTTCTCCTATGGGCATCTCAAAGTTGCTGACATG GCCAGGACAGGAATAGTGATGAACATCATTGGCATCCTTTGCATCACGCTGGCCATTAACACCTGGGGCAAAGCCATGTTTCACCTGGACACTTTCCCTGCCTGGGCCAACGCCACAGGCGTGTGA